CAGACGCTGCGCGACATCCTCGAAGCCGATCCGGGCCTGCGCGTGATCGGCGAGGCCGCGGATGGTGCGAGCGCCGTGGAGAAGACCGTCGCGCTCAAGCCCGACGTGGTCACCATGGACATCTCCATGCCGCGCCAGGACGGCTTCGAGGCCATCCGGCAGATCATGGAGCGCGCGCCCACGCCCATCCTCGTCATCGGCGCGGCCGCGGACGACGCGCGCACGGGAATCTCATTTCGCGCCCTGAAGCTGGGTGCCGTCGAGGTGCTGAGCAAGCCGCGCGGCGACGACGCGACGGCGTTCGCGAGCCAGGCACGGACCATCGTGGAGTCGGTGCGGGCGGTCGCGGGCGTGCGCGTGATCCGCCGCTGGAGCCCGCGCGGCATCGCGCCGCCCCCGCGGGTGAGCTGCATCGGCCTGGTCGCGTCGACCGGCGGGCCGATGGCGCTGCGCACCATCCTCTCCGCGCTGCCCGCAGACTTTCCCGTGCCGATCCTCGTCGTCCAGCACATCACCGACGGCTTCACCGAGGGGCTGGCCCGCTGGCTCGCGAGCGAGACGAATCTCAAGATCCGGATGGCGGAGCAGGGCGAGCGCCCCGAGCCGGGCACGGTGCTGATTGGCCCGAACGATCGCCACCTGATGCTGAGCATGGGCCGCGTTCGGCTCGATGAGAGCCCGCCCGTGCGCGGACATCGGCCCGCCGGCTCGCTCTTGTTGGCCTCGCTGGCGCGCGAGCTCGGCGAGAAGGCTGCGGGAATCATCCTCACCGGCATGGGCGACGACGGCGTGTCGGGGCTCGCGGCGCTGCGGCAGCAGGGCGGCTACACCGCCGCGCAGGGACCGGAGAGCAGCATCGTCTTCGGGATGCCGCAGGTGGCG
This genomic interval from Deltaproteobacteria bacterium contains the following:
- the cheB gene encoding chemotaxis-specific protein-glutamate methyltransferase CheB — protein: MISVLVVDDSATIRQTLRDILEADPGLRVIGEAADGASAVEKTVALKPDVVTMDISMPRQDGFEAIRQIMERAPTPILVIGAAADDARTGISFRALKLGAVEVLSKPRGDDATAFASQARTIVESVRAVAGVRVIRRWSPRGIAPPPRVSCIGLVASTGGPMALRTILSALPADFPVPILVVQHITDGFTEGLARWLASETNLKIRMAEQGERPEPGTVLIGPNDRHLMLSMGRVRLDESPPVRGHRPAGSLLLASLARELGEKAAGIILTGMGDDGVSGLAALRQQGGYTAAQGPESSIVFGMPQVALESGAAQHTLELGEVPLTMMQLAGVPRVPRPGRRKLLLVDDSPSLLKLEHDILDGTYEVHEAHDGQAALAALEKLSPDGVVLDLDMPVMRGDETLRRMRANPRFRRTPVVLLTGEQSTALRRLCWESGCNALLDKPLDRKRLLDALALHVA